In Lampris incognitus isolate fLamInc1 chromosome 20, fLamInc1.hap2, whole genome shotgun sequence, one genomic interval encodes:
- the nhsl2 gene encoding NHS-like protein 2 has translation MRWKRRRSPAQGGKEDEEEEEEKRSETSFAMSFFRAASGLEAESGKRGGGSSSSSGGGYSIGAGGGAAHFRSPWQQSVNVFGTWSRPECIEELHQQAQLNLQSLLQDFEEQLYDSKLTGQTFRHPSSSQSSDDTATSLNRSPISLTFKRPDFIFLPASKQLYEDETTSSVFGLRSVTNPSPSLSPSPCGSDRPPLAWSSNNSSSSSTATTAAGPPVADKPRCLLGRRTPAHHIPLDLTGEGGKFLGVDLLQCSPSPSPSPGDPFPPQPRSLEPITDTPHQHLPLRKTHSDLDTSLPAEPSLERPALLQLPPGSMDHSGLLCSNTPSPSWNGPKGSTFSPGAWGDAYCYSVNKGPAVPPKQHSIVGNAVVGRGTVGGAGLASSRQSMSSGSHSSSFTSVSDPSAGRGVVPTMMVGRRSETEGAPADREGGEGGRGRERSARSIAAANAFKFRERSLSTPTDTGSFCSTDNIGQPTGSNGAPAGNGNMITTSEQQQHHHNFLGLAENYALLYPSGSSEDSTSNADTVSVTASDYSGEGRLRLRSRSISLKKSKRKPPPPVRSVSLMKNLGEAEGHIHHHDGGGGLYRDGRPKSLHIPRDHYPDFQPDFLLSASSCSSKPGLSTGESGHGGSDRPPSLEVQGPEREAETEITFPAHWQLGEWKSNDPYRSLSGSSTATGTTVIECMKVRGSSESLLDSPSTSRATSPSQLSMETDTKASSPFKPPGLMSPSSGYSSQSETPTPTIPASQVACPGQMVGTVGTLGCKMRPKIPERKSSLPSPKDPMARSRLSFEMPMNAHPELSSLKPKQKASRRHSDTSTAAKPGKVSPNSSQALPVVTQNELKTVRLRSVSRGDLVDCPDGASDTIEEEQHGRDLVEDPSPPPTAPKPKPPVAVKPPLPKRPLNLLLKSPSPSSTSPIGPESPPSSPVDRPVPLGNIYKVMRKPKPKKNPSQTLTNPLVLQDPASIAATNPQTPHDLQFLPHSQSLFDLPPLPDPQPLLEDPGMEPEFDLDTELHLGPEDGGSLPSPCSNQEAPDLQDKSKTLPSRMTISCLAELSDKKKPKVPPPVPKKPSVLLLPSSIHSSANGSTDRQTPQTESPLSLRSPVGVYLPGEIPSSPNAAGFPEREENHLGTDEESSKESSLQSSLQDSSLTELEEKLFSTGNEQDDAVEESPSATGERTELHIAEETDDDVSAHTPTTHTTEDLFTIIHRSKRKVLGRKEPSDSFGSRQSLVSPVKHSAGGGADHRALTLGSSQRSSSSRNENFMALLQKKGSKSSGSGARVSAMELLKSTNPLARRVTEFSSTAASTATTAEGGADAASGNGKPNDQ, from the exons actttgaGGAGCAGCTCTATGACTCTAAGCTGACTGGTCAGACGTTCCgacacccctcctcctcccagtcCTCTGACGACACCGCCACCTCCCTAAACCgatctcccatctccctcaccttCAAGCGACCAGACTTCATCTTCCtg CCGGCGTCCAAACAACTCTACGAAGATGAAACCACCTCCTCCGTGTTCGGGCTGAGGTCCGTGACCAACCCGTCTCCCTCCCTGTCCCCGTCCCCCTGCGGCTCAGATCGACCCCCGTTGGCCTGgagcagcaacaacagcagcagcagcagcaccgccACCACCGCTGCGGGGCCGCCGGTCGCAGACAAACCCCGCTGCCTTCTGGGAAGACGCACACCGGCTCATCACATACCTCTAGACCTCACAG GTGAAGGAGGGAAATTCCTGGGTGTCGACCTACTCCAGTgctccccttccccctccccttctccgggGGACCCCTTCCCCCCACAGCCCCGCTCCCTGGAGCCCATCACAGACACCCCGCACCAGCACCTTCCCCTGAGGAAGACTCACTCGGACCTCGACACAAGCTtacctgcag AGCCCAGCTTGGAGCGGCCTGCCCTGCTACAACTTCCTCCAGGAAGCATGGATCACTCTGGGCTGCTCTGTTCAAACACACCCTCCCCCTCGTGGAATGGACCCAAGGGCTCCACCTTTTCTCCCGGTGCGTGGGGTGATGCGTACTGTTACAGTGTGAACAAAGGCCCGGCGGTTCCACCCAAGCAGCACAGCATTGTGGGTAACGCTGTTGTAGGCAGAGGGACGGTGGGAGGGGCAGGCTTGGCGAGTTCGAGGCAGTCGATGAGCTCCGGGTCGCATTCCAGTTCTTTCACGTCTGTTTCAGACCCGTCCGCGGGGAGAGGAGTCGTCCCCACAATGATGGTGGGGCGGCGAAGTGAAACGGAGGGGGCCCCGGCTGACCGagaaggaggggaaggggggagggggagggagagatcgGCGCGTTCCATTGCAGCGGCAAACGCCTTCAAGTTCCGGGAGCGATCTCTGTCCACACCCACCGACACCGGCTCCTTCTGCTCCACAGACAACATTGGCCAGCCAACTGGAAGCAATGGCGCCCCTGCTGGGAATGGGAATATGATAACAACATCAGAACAACAGCAGCACCACCACAACTTCCTGGGCTTAGCGGAGAACTATGCCCTCCTCTACCCCAGCGGGAGCTCTGAGGACAGCACCAGTAATGCTGACACGGTGTCTGTCACGGCATCAGACTACAGCGGCGAAGGCCGCCTGCGACTCCGCTCCCGCTCCATCTCACTCAAGAAGTCTAAACGCAAGCCACCGCCTCCTGTCCGGAGTGTCTCTCTCATGAAGAACCTTGGGGAAGCCGAGGGGCACATCCACCACCACGATGGAGGCGGGGGCCTTTACCGGGATGGACGTCCGAAAAGCTTGCACATCCCGAGGGATCACTACCCAGACTTCCAGCCGGATTTCCTTTTATCGgcatcctcctgctcctccaagcCTGGTCTCAGTACTGGGGAATCAGGTCATGGAGGCAGTGACAGACCTCCCAGCTTGGAGGTCCAGGgaccagagagagaggcagagacagaaatTACCTTCCCTGCTCATTGGCAGCTGGGGGAGTGGAAGAGCAATGACCCTTATAG GTCTCTGTCTGGCTCCAGCACAGCGACAGGTACAACAGTAATAGAGTGTATGAAGGTGAGAGGGAGCTCAGAGTCACTGCTGGACTCTCCCTCTACATCCAGAGCCACCTCTCCCTCACAACTCTCCATGGAGACAGACACCAAGGCTTCCTCACCTTTCAAACCACCAGGACTCATGTCCCCATCAAGTGGCTACTCCAGCCAATCGGAGACTCCCACACCAACCATTCCAGCCAGTCAGGTGGCATGTCCGGGACAGATGGTTGGAACAGTAGGTACATTGGGGTGTAAGATGCGCCCCAAGATTCCAGAGAGGAAATCGTCACTGCCTTCACCCAAGGACCCCATGGCAAGGTCACGGCTATCTTTCGAGATGCCCATGAATGCGCATCCAGAGCTTTCTTCGCTCAAACCAAAGCAGAAGGCGAGCAGACGGCACTCAGACACATCGACAGCTGCCAAACCCGGTAAAGTCAGTCCCAATTCTTCCCAGGCATTGCCTGTGGTCACCCAGAATGAGCTCAAGACAGTGCGCCTGCGTTCCGTCTCCCGTGGAGATCTGGTGGACTGTCCCGACGGGGCGTCCGACACCATTGAGGAAGAGCAGCATGGCCGGGATTTAGTCGAGGACCCTAGCCCACCCCCTACTGCCCCAAAACCTAAACCACCTGTGGCAGTGAAGCCCCCCTTGCCCAAACGTCCCCTGAACCTTCTCCTCAAGTCCCCCTCCCCTTCTTCCACCTCCCCCATTGGCCCTGAGTCACCTCCTTCCTCACCAGTGGATCGGCCTGTGCCCCTGGGCAACATCTACAAAGTCATGAGGAAACCCAAACCCAAAAAGAATCCTTCCCAGACCCTTACCAATCCCTTAGTGCTCCAGGATCCGGCTTCCATTGCTGCCACCAACCCGCAAACTCCCCACGATCTCCAGTTCCTCCCTCACTCCCAGTCCCTCTTCGATCTGCCACCTCTTCCAGACCCCCAGCCTCTGCTGGAAGATCCTGGGATGGAACCTGAATTCGACTTAGACACAGAACTCCATCTTGGGCCTGAGGATGGTGGCTCACTCCCTTCACCGTGCAGTAACCAGGAGGCACCAGATCTTCAAGACAAGAGCAAGACACTGCCCTCCAGGATGACCATTTCCTGTCTGGCTGAGCTGTCGGACAAGAAAAAACCCAAG GTTCCGCCGCCAGTTCCCAAAAAGCCAAGCGTTCTGCTCCTTCCCTCATCGATCCACTCCTCCGCCAATGGCAGTACTGACAGACAGACGCCGCAGACAGAAAGCCCTTTGAGTCTACGGTCTCCTGTGGGAGTATACCTGCCAGGGGAAATTCCCAGTTCTCCCAATGCTGCCGGGTttccagagagagaggagaaccaTTTGGGAACAGATGAGGAGAGTTCCAAGGAGTCATCACTTCAGTCGTCCCTCCAGGATTCCTCTCTCACGGAGCTGGAAGAGAAGCTGTTCAGCACTGGGAATGAACAAG aTGACGCGGTAGAGGAGAGTCCCTCGGCGACCGGTGAGAGAACAGAGCTCCATATCGCCGAGGAAACGGATGACGATGTGTCGGCACACACGCCCACCACACACACTACGGAAGACCTGTTCACCATCATACAcag GTCAAAGCGGAAAGTTCTGGGTCGTAAAGAGCCATCGGACTCCTTCGGCAGCCGCCAGAGCCTGGTGTCCCCGGTTAAGCACAGCGCCGGCGGTGGCGCCGACCACCGGGCTTTGACCTTGGGCAGCAGCCAGAGGTCGTCAAGCTCCCGCAACGAGAACTTCATGGCCCTGCTCCAGAAGAAGGGCAGCAAGTCCTCCGGCAGCGGCGCCAGGGTGTCCGCCATGGAGCTCCTCAAAAGCACAAACCCTTTGGCGCGCCGCGTGACCGAATTCTCTTCAACAGCCGCATCCACAGCGACAACCGCGGAAGGAGGGGCGGATGCGGCATCCGGAAACGGCAAACCCAACGACCAGTGA